The following proteins are co-located in the Neisseria sp. Marseille-Q6792 genome:
- the recN gene encoding DNA repair protein RecN — MLLTLSLRDFVIVENLNLDFQSGFTVLTGETGAGKSITLDAIGLLLGDKADYSQVRHGAKEAQLSALFDISHLPVLKEELYEQGLLNDGEEELSIRRIIDAKGKSRSFINNQAATLAQLKSVGSQLIDIHGQNAHHSLNQEAAQRNLLDAFAGSKEQAETVRQLYQNWVNAKKTLQEAQEHAETIVIERERLEWQFNELSQLDVKEGEWEALSQSHDSLAHSAELLQAAEEVGDKIDGDNGIQRHIYQCQKLLTNLQNIEPRFAESLNMLASIEAELGEISANMRDVAGRSDINPNELAAQEQRMGELMGMARKYRIEPEELPQKLAEIEERLQSLQAAADLEALTQTVARNLAEYQEAAYILSAMRHQAAGRLSEETTENMQHLAMKGARFDIALLPSSPTAHGLEQVQFQVAANKGNPPRPLNKVASGGELARISLALQVVTSQYTEIPTLIFDEVDTGIGGGVAEMVGKALRTLGKKHQVLAVTHLPQVASCGENHWQVRKHSEGEQTVSEISVLDEGQRIEEIARMLGGEVITETTRLHAAELLQLAS; from the coding sequence ATGCTTCTAACACTTTCTTTGCGAGATTTTGTTATTGTCGAAAATCTGAATCTTGATTTTCAAAGCGGGTTTACTGTATTGACCGGCGAGACGGGTGCGGGAAAATCCATTACCTTGGACGCAATTGGCTTACTGTTGGGCGATAAGGCAGATTACAGCCAAGTACGCCATGGTGCAAAAGAGGCTCAATTGTCAGCATTGTTTGATATTTCCCATTTACCTGTTTTAAAAGAAGAATTGTATGAACAGGGGCTTTTAAACGACGGAGAAGAAGAACTTAGCATCCGCCGTATTATCGATGCCAAAGGCAAAAGCCGAAGCTTTATCAACAATCAGGCAGCTACCTTGGCACAACTCAAATCCGTCGGCAGTCAGCTTATCGATATACATGGACAAAATGCCCATCATTCGCTTAATCAGGAAGCCGCCCAACGGAATCTTCTAGATGCATTTGCAGGCAGCAAAGAGCAGGCGGAAACCGTCAGACAGTTGTATCAAAACTGGGTCAATGCTAAAAAAACACTGCAAGAGGCGCAGGAACATGCCGAGACCATCGTTATTGAGCGTGAACGTTTGGAGTGGCAATTCAATGAATTGAGCCAGTTAGACGTAAAAGAAGGCGAATGGGAAGCCCTCAGCCAAAGCCATGATAGTCTTGCCCATTCTGCTGAGCTGTTGCAGGCTGCCGAAGAAGTCGGAGATAAGATTGACGGTGATAACGGCATCCAACGGCATATTTATCAATGTCAAAAGCTATTGACCAATCTGCAAAACATCGAGCCGCGTTTTGCCGAGAGTCTGAATATGTTGGCAAGCATCGAAGCTGAATTGGGCGAAATCAGTGCCAATATGCGCGATGTGGCCGGACGCAGCGACATCAATCCCAATGAATTGGCGGCTCAGGAGCAGCGTATGGGCGAGCTGATGGGAATGGCGCGGAAATACCGTATCGAACCTGAAGAATTGCCACAAAAGCTGGCTGAAATCGAAGAGCGTCTGCAAAGCCTGCAAGCTGCCGCCGATTTGGAAGCATTGACGCAAACCGTTGCCCGCAACCTTGCCGAATATCAGGAAGCCGCCTACATTCTTTCCGCTATGCGCCATCAGGCTGCCGGCAGGCTTAGCGAAGAGACGACAGAAAATATGCAGCATCTTGCCATGAAAGGCGCGCGTTTTGACATTGCCCTACTGCCGTCTTCCCCGACGGCGCACGGCTTGGAGCAAGTACAGTTTCAAGTTGCCGCTAACAAAGGTAATCCACCCCGTCCGCTGAACAAAGTCGCATCCGGCGGCGAACTTGCCCGCATCAGTCTGGCTTTACAGGTTGTTACCAGCCAATACACGGAAATCCCAACGCTGATTTTTGACGAAGTAGATACCGGTATTGGTGGCGGAGTAGCCGAAATGGTCGGTAAGGCGTTACGTACTTTGGGTAAAAAACATCAGGTGCTTGCCGTTACCCACCTTCCTCAAGTCGCATCCTGCGGAGAAAATCATTGGCAGGTACGAAAACACAGTGAAGGCGAGCAAACTGTCAGTGAAATCAGCGTGTTGGATGAGGGACAACGGATTGAGGAAATTGCCCGTATGCTGGGCGGAGAAGTAATTACCGAAACGACACGCCTACATGCGGCTGAATTACTTCAGCTTGCATCATAA
- a CDS encoding VENN motif pre-toxin domain-containing protein, which yields MIASLTGAAIGGTPVDAQTGGAVGQNGVENNLVGISCVVLTDFSHTH from the coding sequence GTGATTGCATCACTGACGGGAGCGGCCATAGGCGGCACGCCGGTAGACGCGCAAACCGGAGGGGCGGTCGGACAGAATGGAGTAGAGAATAATTTAGTGGGTATATCATGTGTTGTATTGACTGATTTTTCGCATACTCACTGA
- the mnmC gene encoding FAD-dependent 5-carboxymethylaminomethyl-2-thiouridine(34) oxidoreductase MnmC, with the protein MDNLAWNGIPDIRTLYNIIDKRAQPLNLIICLPDNQIPDFQTAQDASDGECRLKHRLKQALQCLQFNSINLIEHILPDVRFWLVPPSRTHRLHEHFHHISWQTEAIPQTESKSDKPWFALPQTSERQKPEHVLVIGAGISGAATAHALASHGISVTVLEARKAAQAASGNRQGLLYAKISPHDTEQTELLLTGYGYTKRLLEHILPDSDTWGGNGIIHLNYNQDEYRRNHELGLQKHHVHLYRSITSAEAEKIAGIPLSAPYTEPSCGLFWQHGVWLNPPAFVHALLNHPLIGLHENTPLTDISHNGEKWIATTPNGIFSATHIIYCTGAHSSYLPETNLSSLPLRQIRGQTGLTPSTPFSEQLRCAVSGESYISPSWHGLHCYGASFIPNSSHTGWNDAEETSNRQALAHLEPSLAESLFTTNPNSQKYQGHAAMRCDSPDHLPIVGALGDIAAMQQTYAKLALDKNYRIDAPCPYLPNAYVNTAHGTRGLATAPICAAAIAAEILGLPHPFSQRLRHVLHPNRTVIRAIVRRQNLTP; encoded by the coding sequence ATGGACAATCTCGCATGGAACGGCATTCCCGACATCCGCACACTTTACAATATTATCGACAAACGCGCGCAACCGCTCAACCTGATTATCTGCCTTCCCGATAATCAGATTCCCGATTTTCAAACCGCACAAGATGCTTCGGACGGAGAATGCCGTCTGAAACACCGTTTGAAACAAGCACTGCAGTGCCTACAATTCAACAGCATCAATCTAATCGAACACATCCTGCCCGATGTCCGTTTCTGGCTGGTTCCCCCTTCACGCACCCACCGCCTGCACGAACATTTCCACCACATTTCCTGGCAGACCGAAGCCATCCCGCAAACCGAAAGCAAGTCCGACAAACCCTGGTTTGCACTTCCACAAACATCCGAACGGCAAAAACCAGAACACGTTCTCGTTATCGGCGCAGGCATATCCGGCGCGGCAACCGCCCACGCCTTAGCATCACACGGCATTTCCGTTACCGTATTGGAAGCCCGAAAAGCCGCCCAAGCCGCCAGCGGCAACCGTCAAGGGCTGCTTTATGCCAAAATCTCGCCACACGATACCGAACAAACCGAACTTTTGCTCACCGGCTACGGTTACACCAAACGCCTGCTCGAACACATCCTGCCCGACTCCGACACATGGGGCGGAAACGGCATCATCCACCTCAATTACAACCAAGACGAATACCGTCGCAATCACGAATTGGGGTTACAAAAACACCATGTACACCTCTACCGCAGCATCACATCTGCAGAAGCCGAAAAAATCGCCGGCATCCCCCTCAGCGCCCCCTACACCGAACCATCATGCGGTCTCTTCTGGCAGCACGGCGTATGGCTCAATCCGCCCGCATTCGTCCACGCCCTCCTCAACCATCCGCTCATTGGACTACACGAAAACACACCGTTAACCGACATTTCCCACAACGGAGAGAAGTGGATTGCGACCACGCCAAACGGCATATTTTCCGCCACACACATCATCTATTGCACCGGTGCGCACAGCTCCTACCTGCCTGAAACCAACCTCTCCTCCCTACCCCTCAGACAAATACGCGGACAAACCGGCCTCACACCATCCACCCCATTTTCCGAACAATTGCGTTGCGCCGTTTCAGGCGAGAGTTACATCAGCCCGTCATGGCATGGGCTGCACTGCTACGGTGCAAGTTTTATTCCCAACAGCAGCCATACCGGATGGAACGACGCCGAAGAAACCTCAAACCGCCAAGCATTGGCACATCTTGAGCCCTCCCTTGCCGAATCATTGTTTACGACCAACCCAAACTCTCAAAAATACCAAGGACACGCCGCCATGCGCTGCGACAGCCCCGACCATCTGCCCATCGTCGGCGCACTCGGCGACATTGCCGCCATGCAACAAACTTACGCCAAACTTGCACTGGACAAAAACTACCGCATCGACGCCCCATGCCCATATCTGCCTAATGCCTACGTCAACACCGCGCACGGCACCCGCGGACTCGCCACCGCCCCCATATGCGCCGCCGCCATTGCAGCCGAAATCCTAGGCTTGCCCCATCCCTTTTCACAACGCCTGCGCCACGTCCTACACCCCAACCGCACCGTTATCCGCGCCATCGTCAGAAGGCAAAACCTGACTCCTTAA
- a CDS encoding DUF971 domain-containing protein, with translation MNNIPVEIRLLKNRTVLVLTYGNEPKNLPAEFLRVYSPSAEVRGHGVGQDVLQTGKADVQITDLQPVGQYALKISFSDGHDSGLYDWAYLHRLAYGRDAMWQKYLDRLAAAGASRFEEK, from the coding sequence TTGAATAATATTCCTGTTGAAATCCGGTTGTTGAAAAACCGTACCGTGTTGGTTTTGACTTATGGGAACGAACCTAAAAATCTGCCTGCCGAATTTTTACGCGTCTATTCGCCGAGTGCGGAAGTGCGCGGACACGGTGTGGGACAGGATGTTTTGCAGACCGGTAAGGCGGATGTGCAAATTACGGATTTACAGCCTGTCGGTCAGTACGCGCTGAAAATCAGTTTTTCGGACGGGCACGACAGCGGTCTTTACGATTGGGCGTACTTGCACAGACTGGCATACGGACGTGATGCCATGTGGCAAAAATATCTGGACAGGTTGGCGGCGGCGGGCGCGTCGCGTTTTGAAGAGAAATAA
- the ubiE gene encoding bifunctional demethylmenaquinone methyltransferase/2-methoxy-6-polyprenyl-1,4-benzoquinol methylase UbiE → MGGQKTHFGFSTVNEDEKAGKVAEVFHSVAKNYDIMNDVMSAGLHRVWKHFTIHTAHLKKGDKVLDIAGGTGDLSRGWAKRVGKEGEVWLTDINSSMLTVGRDRLLNEGMILPVSLADAEKLPFPDNYFNLVSVAFGLRNMTHKDAALKEMYRVLKPGGTLLVLEFSKIYKPFEGAYDFYSFKLLPVMGKLIAKDADSYQYLAESIRMHPDQETLKQMMLDAGFDSVDYHNMSAGIVALHKGVKF, encoded by the coding sequence ATGGGCGGACAAAAAACGCATTTCGGGTTCAGTACGGTCAACGAAGATGAGAAAGCCGGAAAAGTGGCGGAAGTGTTCCACTCCGTCGCCAAAAACTACGACATTATGAACGATGTGATGTCAGCAGGGCTGCACCGTGTATGGAAACACTTTACCATCCATACGGCGCACCTGAAAAAAGGCGATAAAGTGTTGGACATTGCGGGTGGTACGGGCGATTTGTCGCGCGGTTGGGCAAAACGCGTCGGCAAAGAGGGCGAAGTTTGGCTGACCGATATTAATTCTTCTATGCTGACCGTCGGGCGCGACCGTCTGTTGAACGAAGGCATGATTTTGCCCGTGTCGCTTGCCGATGCGGAAAAACTGCCTTTCCCCGACAATTATTTCAACTTGGTTTCCGTGGCGTTCGGCTTGCGGAACATGACGCATAAAGATGCCGCGCTGAAAGAGATGTACCGTGTTTTGAAACCGGGCGGCACGTTGCTGGTGTTGGAGTTTTCCAAAATCTACAAACCGTTCGAAGGCGCGTATGATTTCTATTCGTTCAAGCTGCTGCCGGTCATGGGCAAACTGATTGCCAAAGATGCGGACAGCTACCAGTATCTCGCCGAATCCATCCGCATGCATCCTGACCAGGAAACTTTAAAGCAAATGATGCTGGATGCCGGATTTGACAGTGTGGACTATCATAATATGAGTGCGGGGATTGTGGCCCTGCATAAAGGCGTGAAATTTTAA